A genomic segment from Candidatus Latescibacter sp. encodes:
- a CDS encoding Rrf2 family transcriptional regulator, whose translation MKLSTKGRYGARAVLELALRYGKGPVMVKEIAESQDISERYLEHILNSLRISGLVKSTRGAHGGYELAKPPAHITLGEVIRSLEGPVEIVACTEDKVCTRRQLCVTHRIWCEVRSAVENVIDSISLANMAERHELLHRDAMNEYII comes from the coding sequence ATGAAACTGTCTACAAAAGGAAGATACGGAGCACGGGCGGTGCTGGAATTGGCTCTCCGGTATGGCAAAGGTCCGGTCATGGTAAAAGAAATAGCAGAAAGCCAGGATATATCAGAGCGGTATCTGGAACATATTCTGAATTCGCTCCGTATCTCCGGGCTGGTAAAAAGCACTCGCGGCGCTCATGGAGGATATGAGTTGGCCAAGCCTCCGGCTCACATCACACTCGGGGAAGTGATCCGTTCCCTGGAAGGCCCGGTCGAGATAGTGGCCTGTACAGAGGATAAAGTCTGTACCCGTAGACAGTTATGTGTCACGCATAGGATTTGGTGTGAGGTCCGAAGTGCGGTGGAGAATGTGATCGATTCCATTTCTCTGGCGAACATGGCAGAGAGGCATGAATTACTTCACCGGGATGCGATGAACGAATATATAATATAA
- a CDS encoding DUF2007 domain-containing protein: MKETTVYRTWDEPMACMAVDLLQGMGLHARMVAEMSRSIYPMTMDGLGEIWIVVPEDEVEQALEILEVRFSEKGTIEGYSEDEFGREDFGDEEAEKT, from the coding sequence ATGAAAGAAACAACCGTATATCGCACATGGGATGAACCGATGGCCTGCATGGCGGTGGATTTGCTCCAGGGAATGGGGCTTCACGCCCGGATGGTCGCCGAGATGTCCCGGAGTATTTATCCGATGACTATGGACGGTCTGGGAGAAATTTGGATTGTTGTGCCGGAGGATGAGGTAGAACAGGCGCTTGAAATTCTGGAAGTACGGTTTTCCGAAAAAGGCACCATTGAAGGGTATTCGGAAGATGAATTCGGCAGGGAAGATTTCGGAGACGAAGAAGCGGAAAAAACATAA
- a CDS encoding ThuA domain-containing protein, translated as MMGIKPMMHGPVQTVHLHNFNQNHPISQGIQDYDLALDENFGVELINPKAIPLYESTGHEDKRHDIAGWCIEQGKGRIVGLAAGHTYTAWRDKTYRQLYWRGAHWAMKREVPPFGG; from the coding sequence AGATGATGGGCATCAAGCCCATGATGCACGGCCCTGTGCAGACAGTCCATCTCCACAATTTTAATCAGAATCACCCCATTTCGCAGGGTATTCAGGATTATGATCTGGCGCTCGATGAAAACTTTGGGGTGGAGCTGATCAACCCCAAAGCCATTCCACTCTATGAATCCACCGGCCATGAAGACAAACGCCACGATATCGCCGGGTGGTGTATCGAACAGGGCAAAGGAAGGATTGTCGGCCTCGCAGCCGGTCACACCTATACTGCCTGGAGAGACAAAACTTACCGCCAGCTTTACTGGCGCGGCGCCCACTGGGCTATGAAAAGAGAGGTTCCGCCGTTTGGGGGTTGA
- the metW gene encoding methionine biosynthesis protein MetW, translated as MTDRQIDILTRADRDLITAIVPPHSHVLDLGCGDGGLLSELVEKKQVIGRGVEIDEDNLIQSMERGLFVCQGDLDQGLADYPDHSFDYVILNQTLQVIRRPEIILKEMLRVGKYGIIGFPNFGHWYIRTTFFLSGRMPKTAALPFEWYDTPNIHQLTITDFKDFCRREGFSIIREEYYMLGKWRCSSSVNPLANLFAVTGMFVISEK; from the coding sequence ATGACCGACCGGCAGATAGACATCCTTACTCGTGCAGACCGTGATCTGATCACAGCCATTGTTCCTCCCCATTCACATGTGCTCGATCTTGGCTGCGGCGACGGCGGCCTTTTGAGCGAGCTGGTCGAAAAAAAACAGGTGATCGGCCGTGGGGTGGAGATCGATGAAGACAACCTCATCCAGAGCATGGAACGCGGGCTTTTCGTATGCCAGGGAGACCTGGATCAGGGGCTGGCCGATTATCCCGACCACTCGTTCGATTATGTCATTCTGAACCAGACCCTGCAGGTAATCAGGAGACCGGAAATAATTTTAAAAGAAATGTTGCGTGTTGGAAAATATGGCATTATCGGCTTTCCCAACTTCGGTCACTGGTATATTCGCACAACCTTCTTCCTATCGGGGAGGATGCCGAAAACAGCAGCCCTTCCGTTCGAATGGTATGACACTCCGAACATACATCAGCTCACCATCACCGATTTCAAAGATTTTTGCCGCAGGGAAGGTTTCTCGATCATCCGGGAGGAATATTACATGCTCGGCAAATGGCGATGCTCTTCTTCAGTCAATCCACTGGCCAATTTGTTTGCTGTTACCGGAATGTTCGTAATTAGTGAAAAGTAA
- a CDS encoding glucosamine-6-phosphate isomerase, whose product MARPISKVAPQWWDYTTLEPEILNDAAKLDEKDMLQLNRPGFRVSFYETLEEFYLAEALEYIEAWKQATPDNPAGICGPIGPTEQLPLVARIVNSLGIKVQDAHFWGMDEWVEKGLPVDSNHPLSFAKADLELCFNRIDPSLRMPSSHLHFPTGDLESYSGSFESVRCVIMQGGQGEVKHWAFNDPVKREGSCRDAPPAPEEYRRLRARVVELHPMTVIQNARTSGGGNISMVPTHAATVGPFETWKADKVSIWQAGVHDNPFGMRLTTLMISKKIPDSSTPMSLLADHPDVRFNFYRKGIGRVEAEMH is encoded by the coding sequence ATGGCACGACCGATCAGTAAAGTGGCGCCACAGTGGTGGGATTATACAACCCTGGAACCGGAGATTTTGAATGATGCGGCGAAACTCGATGAGAAAGACATGCTCCAGCTCAACCGCCCGGGTTTCCGGGTTTCATTCTATGAGACTCTTGAAGAGTTTTATCTGGCGGAAGCACTGGAATATATCGAAGCGTGGAAACAGGCCACTCCTGATAATCCGGCGGGAATATGCGGGCCTATCGGGCCGACCGAACAGCTCCCTCTGGTCGCCCGAATAGTCAATAGCCTGGGCATCAAAGTGCAGGATGCTCATTTCTGGGGAATGGATGAGTGGGTGGAAAAAGGACTGCCGGTTGATAGTAACCACCCGCTCTCCTTTGCGAAAGCCGATCTCGAACTCTGCTTCAACCGGATCGATCCCTCGCTCCGCATGCCATCTTCTCATCTGCATTTTCCAACCGGAGACCTGGAATCCTACTCAGGGAGTTTCGAGAGCGTCCGCTGTGTCATCATGCAGGGCGGTCAAGGGGAGGTAAAGCACTGGGCGTTCAATGATCCGGTGAAACGCGAGGGCAGTTGCCGTGATGCTCCGCCTGCCCCGGAAGAATACCGCCGCCTCCGCGCCCGTGTGGTGGAACTGCACCCGATGACAGTCATTCAGAACGCCCGCACCTCAGGCGGCGGCAATATCTCCATGGTGCCGACACATGCCGCCACAGTGGGGCCGTTTGAGACCTGGAAAGCGGATAAGGTTTCCATCTGGCAGGCGGGTGTACACGACAACCCGTTCGGGATGCGCCTGACCACCCTTATGATCTCAAAAAAGATTCCCGACTCATCGACGCCCATGTCACTCCTGGCGGACCATCCCGATGTCCGGTTCAACTTTTACCGTAAGGGGATTGGCAGGGTGGAAGCGGAAATGCATTAG
- a CDS encoding polyhydroxyalkanoic acid system family protein produces MPTMNISIPHNLPKEEALSRMKRFTEEMKSKYSGQVQDLCDEWQGNSGAFSLKIMGFALSGEMEVTEAAVNFSVKYPLFASSFKSRVEEKVRETVQTMLV; encoded by the coding sequence ATGCCAACCATGAATATATCAATTCCGCACAATCTTCCGAAAGAAGAGGCGCTTTCCAGAATGAAACGATTCACCGAAGAGATGAAATCAAAATACTCCGGTCAGGTACAGGACCTCTGTGATGAGTGGCAGGGAAATAGCGGCGCATTCAGCCTTAAAATCATGGGATTCGCCCTGTCCGGCGAGATGGAAGTAACGGAAGCGGCGGTTAATTTCTCTGTAAAGTATCCCCTTTTCGCCTCTTCGTTCAAAAGCCGTGTAGAGGAAAAGGTCAGAGAGACAGTGCAGACCATGCTTGTGTGA
- a CDS encoding homoserine O-acetyltransferase has protein sequence MERNSVGLVRENKFTFGSVEEPLLLESGYNLGPIDILYETYGEPNADRSNAILILHALSGDAHAAGYHHPNDRKTGWWDAMIGPGKAFDTSRYWVICSNIIGGCKGSTGPGSLNPKTGKPYGLDFPIFTIRDTVEAQKRLIDHLGIKKIYAMAGGSMGGFQVLEWALRYPDMVRSVLCIASTAKLSALGIAFNAVGRHAITSDPGWKEGQYYGTPGPIKGLAIARMVGHITYLSDMSMDSKFGRRLQYADRFSYDFESEFAVESYLMHQGQRFTERFDANSYLYISKSMDYFDISRSYGPLTKAFAGVQAKFLVVSYSSDWLFPTEQSKEIVRALVANDKDVSFIEIDSPYGHDSFLIEVEQLTRVVSSFLDSVGKEP, from the coding sequence ATGGAACGAAACTCTGTTGGTTTGGTAAGAGAAAATAAGTTCACGTTTGGCAGTGTTGAAGAGCCGTTGCTCCTCGAATCCGGTTATAATCTCGGACCAATTGATATTTTATATGAGACCTATGGGGAGCCGAATGCTGACCGCTCGAATGCCATTCTTATCCTCCATGCCCTCTCCGGCGATGCCCATGCGGCGGGATACCATCATCCAAATGACCGTAAAACGGGCTGGTGGGATGCCATGATCGGCCCCGGAAAAGCTTTTGACACCAGCCGCTACTGGGTTATCTGTTCCAATATTATCGGGGGATGCAAAGGCTCGACCGGGCCGGGTTCCCTGAATCCTAAAACAGGTAAACCATACGGTCTGGATTTCCCTATTTTTACCATAAGAGATACTGTGGAAGCCCAGAAACGGCTGATAGACCATCTGGGGATCAAGAAAATTTATGCCATGGCAGGCGGTTCCATGGGAGGATTTCAGGTTCTTGAATGGGCGCTCCGTTACCCCGACATGGTACGTTCGGTGCTTTGCATCGCTTCGACTGCAAAGCTGTCGGCGCTGGGAATAGCTTTCAATGCGGTAGGCCGTCACGCCATAACAAGCGATCCGGGGTGGAAGGAAGGACAATATTACGGCACCCCCGGCCCGATAAAGGGATTGGCAATTGCACGAATGGTGGGGCACATTACCTATCTCTCAGATATGTCCATGGATTCCAAATTCGGACGGCGTTTGCAGTACGCCGACCGGTTCAGTTATGATTTCGAATCAGAATTTGCAGTGGAATCCTATCTCATGCACCAGGGGCAGCGTTTTACCGAGCGGTTTGATGCCAACAGCTACCTGTACATCTCCAAGTCCATGGATTATTTCGATATATCACGAAGTTACGGCCCGCTTACTAAAGCGTTTGCCGGTGTGCAGGCGAAATTCCTGGTGGTTTCGTACAGCTCGGACTGGCTGTTTCCAACAGAGCAGTCGAAAGAGATCGTCCGGGCGCTTGTAGCAAATGATAAAGATGTTTCTTTCATCGAGATTGATTCCCCGTACGGCCACGATTCTTTTCTTATTGAAGTGGAACAACTTACAAGGGTGGTCAGCTCATTTTTGGACAGTGTGGGGAAAGAACCTTAA
- a CDS encoding NUDIX hydrolase, producing MIEKIVCPICDHSIERYKNPFPTADVIVDIGGKIVLIDRKNPPYGWAIPGGFIDYGERAEDAAIREIKEETGLQITDLTQFHVYSDPKRDPRFHTITIVFTAQGTGTLSAGDDAAGVGLFGKNELPSPLAFDHARILADYFRAKSSCKNT from the coding sequence ATGATCGAGAAAATCGTATGTCCAATCTGCGATCATAGTATCGAAAGGTATAAAAATCCTTTTCCCACGGCGGATGTCATCGTGGATATCGGGGGAAAAATAGTCCTGATCGACCGTAAGAATCCCCCTTACGGCTGGGCTATTCCCGGCGGTTTCATCGATTATGGCGAGCGAGCCGAGGACGCAGCGATCCGTGAAATTAAAGAAGAAACCGGCCTTCAAATTACTGATCTCACCCAGTTCCACGTATACTCCGATCCGAAACGCGACCCGCGGTTTCATACAATTACCATCGTATTTACCGCACAAGGTACCGGTACACTGTCAGCCGGTGACGATGCCGCAGGAGTGGGTCTGTTCGGAAAGAACGAGCTTCCCTCGCCCCTCGCCTTTGACCACGCCCGGATATTGGCCGACTATTTCCGCGCCAAATCATCTTGTAAAAACACATAA
- a CDS encoding SDR family oxidoreductase, whose translation MGQLEGKTAVITGGGTGIGQAIGKRFHEEGAFVVLCGRRKEKLEKAARMINPGGERIQSMIADITVEQDIIRLLEETALRTGRIDIMVNNAGVMRFGKLHETPVQEWELMMRTNAFGPWRVMVNVAPYMRRSGGGSIINISSLAGIKAFPGTGVYCSSKAALQVLSQVMAMEAAADHIRVNCILPALVEDTELAIPIFGEQNVGAFWDRLRPLHPLGRNGKPVDIANAALFFASEQSAWITGTLLNVDGGRHMATNRPAE comes from the coding sequence ATGGGACAACTGGAAGGAAAAACCGCCGTCATCACCGGAGGGGGCACCGGGATCGGACAGGCCATCGGAAAAAGATTCCATGAGGAGGGAGCATTTGTAGTGCTCTGCGGCAGAAGGAAAGAAAAACTTGAAAAGGCCGCCAGGATGATAAATCCCGGAGGAGAAAGAATACAGTCGATGATCGCCGACATCACAGTGGAGCAGGATATTATTCGCCTTCTGGAAGAAACGGCGCTCCGGACAGGCAGAATCGATATCATGGTCAACAATGCCGGAGTCATGCGTTTCGGAAAGCTCCATGAAACTCCTGTCCAGGAATGGGAGCTGATGATGCGGACCAATGCTTTCGGACCCTGGCGGGTCATGGTGAATGTGGCGCCATATATGCGCAGGTCCGGCGGCGGCTCCATAATCAACATCTCTTCGCTGGCTGGTATCAAGGCATTTCCGGGAACCGGCGTATACTGCTCTTCCAAGGCTGCGCTTCAGGTGCTTTCACAGGTCATGGCCATGGAGGCGGCGGCGGATCATATCCGTGTGAACTGCATCCTCCCGGCGCTGGTGGAGGACACAGAGCTGGCTATCCCTATTTTCGGAGAGCAGAATGTCGGCGCGTTCTGGGATCGTCTGCGCCCCCTTCACCCTCTGGGCCGTAACGGGAAGCCGGTGGACATTGCCAATGCGGCGCTCTTTTTCGCCTCCGAGCAGAGCGCCTGGATAACCGGAACCCTTCTCAATGTCGACGGGGGCCGTCACATGGCGACCAACCGCCCTGCGGAATGA